The following are encoded in a window of Paenibacillus polymyxa genomic DNA:
- a CDS encoding organic hydroperoxide resistance protein: MMTIQQKMYETTVKAVGGRNGYIESSSPELRLDIDTPKEMGGAGGAGTNPEQLFAAGYSACFDSALNMVARMQRIKHEGTEVTATVHFGKVEDGGFGIGVSLDVLVKGVDHETAVKLVEGAHEQCPYSRATRGNIEVKLNVL, encoded by the coding sequence ATGATGACCATTCAACAAAAAATGTATGAAACAACAGTAAAAGCGGTTGGTGGACGTAACGGTTATATCGAGTCTTCTTCCCCTGAACTCCGTTTAGATATTGATACCCCAAAAGAAATGGGCGGCGCAGGCGGGGCAGGTACGAATCCAGAGCAATTGTTCGCAGCAGGCTATTCCGCTTGCTTTGACAGTGCCTTAAATATGGTTGCTCGCATGCAACGTATTAAGCATGAAGGTACTGAAGTAACAGCTACGGTCCATTTCGGCAAAGTGGAAGACGGCGGCTTCGGAATCGGAGTAAGTCTCGACGTACTGGTAAAAGGCGTCGATCATGAAACTGCAGTAAAACTGGTGGAAGGCGCACATGAACAATGTCCATACTCCCGCGCTACCCGCGGTAATATTGAAGTGAAACTGAATGTTTTGTAA
- a CDS encoding MarR family winged helix-turn-helix transcriptional regulator, whose product MEDNPNEGTALKLDNQLCFAIYACSREITKLYQPYLEKLGVTYSQYLVLIVLWEREECTVKELGEALYLDSGTLTPLLKRLQNAGLIDRKRSTQDERKVLISLTTEGSALREKALSVPGCIQEKTSMTHDQFGSLLLQFNDLLDRVHQANVQIEKS is encoded by the coding sequence ATGGAAGACAATCCTAATGAAGGTACAGCGTTGAAACTTGATAATCAGTTATGCTTTGCCATATATGCATGCTCCAGAGAGATTACGAAGCTATACCAGCCTTATCTGGAAAAGCTCGGTGTGACGTACTCGCAATATTTGGTACTTATCGTGCTCTGGGAGCGTGAAGAGTGTACAGTGAAGGAATTGGGTGAGGCACTATATTTGGACTCCGGCACACTAACTCCGCTATTGAAGAGATTGCAGAACGCCGGGCTTATCGATCGAAAGCGTTCCACTCAGGATGAGCGTAAGGTGCTGATTTCTTTGACGACAGAGGGAAGCGCATTACGGGAAAAAGCTCTGTCCGTACCAGGATGCATCCAGGAAAAAACAAGTATGACTCATGATCAATTTGGGTCGCTTCTGCTCCAGTTCAATGATCTGCTTGATCGTGTTCATCAAGCTAATGTACAAATTGAAAAATCATAA
- the sucC gene encoding ADP-forming succinate--CoA ligase subunit beta, producing the protein MNIHEYQGKEVLKQYGVAVPNGKVAYTVEEAVAAAESLGSAVTVVKAQIHAGGRGKAGGVKVAKGLDEVRTFASEILGKVLVTHQTGPEGKEVKRLLVEEGCDIRKEYYVGVVVDRATGRIVMMASEEGGTEIEEVAAATPEKIFKAVVDPAIGLQVYQARKLAYDINIPNELVNKAVKFMLALYEAFVDKDCSIAEINPLVVTGDGNVLALDAKLNFDSNALFRHKDILELRDLDEEDEKEIEASKFDLSYIALDGNIGCMVNGAGLAMATMDIIKYYGGDPANFLDVGGGATTEKVTEAFKIILSDPKVEGIFVNIFGGIMQCDIIANGVVEAAKQLGLTRPLVVRLEGTNVELGKQILAESGLNIVAADSMADGAQKIVELVQ; encoded by the coding sequence ATGAATATCCATGAATATCAGGGTAAAGAAGTATTGAAGCAGTACGGAGTGGCTGTACCGAACGGTAAGGTTGCCTATACGGTGGAGGAAGCCGTTGCTGCGGCAGAATCGCTTGGAAGCGCTGTTACGGTGGTAAAGGCACAAATTCATGCTGGTGGACGCGGTAAAGCGGGTGGCGTGAAAGTTGCCAAAGGTCTGGATGAGGTGCGGACTTTTGCTTCTGAAATTTTGGGTAAGGTGCTGGTGACGCATCAGACCGGACCTGAAGGTAAAGAGGTCAAACGCCTTTTGGTTGAGGAAGGCTGCGATATTCGTAAAGAATATTACGTCGGCGTTGTCGTAGATCGTGCGACTGGACGTATCGTAATGATGGCCTCAGAAGAAGGCGGTACGGAAATCGAAGAGGTGGCTGCAGCCACTCCGGAGAAGATTTTTAAAGCGGTTGTTGATCCAGCGATTGGGCTTCAGGTGTATCAGGCCCGTAAGTTGGCGTATGACATTAATATCCCAAATGAACTGGTAAACAAAGCGGTCAAGTTTATGCTGGCACTATACGAAGCTTTTGTGGACAAGGACTGTTCGATTGCAGAAATCAATCCCTTAGTCGTTACGGGTGATGGGAATGTACTGGCGTTGGATGCCAAACTGAATTTTGATTCTAATGCGTTGTTCCGTCACAAGGATATTTTGGAATTGCGTGATTTGGATGAAGAGGACGAGAAGGAAATTGAGGCATCTAAATTCGATCTAAGCTATATCGCTCTGGACGGAAATATTGGCTGTATGGTCAATGGTGCGGGCTTGGCGATGGCAACCATGGATATTATCAAATATTACGGTGGCGATCCGGCCAACTTCCTGGACGTAGGGGGCGGTGCGACGACGGAAAAGGTAACCGAAGCGTTCAAAATCATTTTGTCCGATCCGAAGGTAGAAGGTATTTTCGTGAACATTTTCGGCGGAATTATGCAGTGTGACATCATTGCGAACGGCGTCGTGGAGGCTGCCAAACAGTTGGGGCTGACTCGTCCGCTTGTTGTCCGTCTTGAAGGGACAAATGTTGAGCTCGGCAAACAGATTTTAGCGGAATCCGGTTTGAATATCGTAGCAGCGGATTCCATGGCGGATGGCGCCCAAAAAATCGTCGAACTTGTTCAATAG
- the sucD gene encoding succinate--CoA ligase subunit alpha, translating to MSILVDKHTKVITQGITGKTALFHAKGALDYGTQMVGGTSPGKGGTEVEITLENGQQVKLPVFNTVSEAKEATGATASVIYVPPAFAADSILEAVDAELDLVICITEGIPVLDMIRVKRFMEGKKTVLIGPNCPGVITPGECKIGIMPGYIHLPGHVGVVSRSGTLTYEAVHQLTTRGIGQSSAVGIGGDPVKGSEFIDILQRFNEDPNTHAVIMIGEIGGTAEEEAAEWIRDNMTKPVVGFIGGVTAPPGKRMGHAGAIISGGKGTAKEKIATLEACGIKVAPTPSEMGSTLVSVLEARGILNLCTTH from the coding sequence GTGAGTATTTTGGTCGATAAGCATACAAAGGTGATTACACAGGGGATTACGGGAAAAACGGCGTTGTTTCATGCCAAGGGTGCACTTGATTACGGTACACAAATGGTAGGTGGCACCTCTCCAGGTAAGGGGGGGACCGAGGTAGAAATTACACTGGAGAACGGACAACAGGTCAAATTGCCAGTGTTTAACACCGTAAGCGAAGCCAAGGAAGCTACTGGCGCAACAGCGAGCGTGATTTACGTGCCACCGGCTTTTGCAGCAGATTCCATTTTGGAGGCTGTAGATGCGGAACTAGATCTCGTGATTTGTATCACGGAGGGCATTCCGGTGCTTGATATGATCAGGGTCAAACGTTTTATGGAAGGTAAAAAGACCGTTCTGATTGGCCCTAACTGCCCAGGCGTTATTACGCCAGGAGAATGTAAAATCGGTATTATGCCAGGTTACATTCATCTACCAGGTCATGTAGGTGTTGTGTCACGTAGTGGTACTTTGACCTATGAAGCAGTGCATCAGTTAACGACCCGAGGTATAGGACAATCTTCCGCGGTTGGTATTGGCGGTGACCCCGTTAAAGGTTCAGAATTCATTGACATTTTGCAACGTTTCAATGAGGACCCCAACACTCACGCTGTCATTATGATTGGAGAAATTGGGGGTACAGCCGAGGAAGAGGCTGCTGAGTGGATCAGGGACAATATGACGAAGCCAGTAGTTGGTTTTATCGGCGGTGTGACCGCGCCTCCGGGCAAACGGATGGGGCATGCAGGCGCCATTATTTCTGGTGGAAAAGGAACGGCCAAAGAGAAAATTGCCACGCTTGAAGCCTGCGGGATCAAGGTGGCACCGACTCCTTCCGAAATGGGCTCGACACTGGTAAGTGTGCTAGAAGCACGTGGTATTTTGAATTTGTGTACGACACATTAA
- the dprA gene encoding DNA-processing protein DprA → MEERWLLLGLHELEGIGRKTIQRIRSSDYRLHELLHFSEQKWIEIGLSPAQARIAAQCYDEEWVHERYQRVLSGDIGTVTYVDEDYPLLMKETVDPPWVMYTKGDKSLLHTCSVAMVGTRVPTAYGRRAAEILTEGLCNAGITVVSGLARGIDSICHETALRRGGNTIGVLGTAIDQIYPPQNASLFAEMASKGLIVSEYPPGTRSHPGMFPQRNRIIAGLTKGTLVVEADARSGSLITADAALEANRDVFAVPGPITSPKSRGTLSLIKQGAKTVTEASDIIEEYEADLRTREVSSYNREQSLNLKQVSKVPESETSEENRVILLLEQGTMTLDELLDATAWDFGLLHAVLLSLIIKKRIAQLAGTKYKLI, encoded by the coding sequence TTGGAAGAAAGATGGCTTTTGTTAGGCTTACATGAGTTAGAGGGAATCGGAAGAAAAACAATTCAGCGTATTCGGTCGAGTGACTATCGATTGCATGAGCTACTGCATTTTAGCGAACAAAAGTGGATTGAGATAGGGTTAAGCCCTGCTCAGGCACGAATTGCGGCTCAGTGTTACGATGAAGAATGGGTGCATGAACGATATCAGCGAGTTCTATCCGGTGATATTGGAACGGTAACTTATGTGGACGAGGATTATCCCCTATTAATGAAGGAAACAGTTGACCCACCATGGGTAATGTATACAAAAGGGGATAAATCACTTTTGCATACATGTTCTGTAGCCATGGTAGGAACTCGCGTTCCCACCGCTTATGGACGTAGAGCAGCGGAGATACTAACAGAGGGATTATGTAATGCAGGGATTACAGTAGTTAGCGGATTGGCGAGAGGGATTGACAGTATTTGTCACGAAACAGCCCTGCGCCGGGGAGGAAACACGATTGGTGTACTGGGAACAGCGATCGATCAAATTTATCCTCCCCAAAATGCGTCTTTATTTGCAGAGATGGCTAGCAAAGGCTTGATCGTATCGGAATATCCTCCAGGCACGAGGTCACATCCGGGAATGTTTCCACAACGTAATCGGATTATAGCTGGTCTAACGAAGGGAACGCTCGTCGTCGAAGCAGATGCAAGAAGCGGCTCCTTGATTACAGCTGATGCTGCGCTAGAGGCAAATCGAGATGTGTTTGCTGTTCCCGGACCCATTACGTCACCGAAGAGTAGAGGCACGCTGAGCTTGATTAAGCAAGGAGCCAAAACAGTCACTGAAGCTTCGGATATTATTGAAGAGTATGAAGCAGATTTGCGTACAAGGGAGGTTTCTTCATACAATAGAGAGCAGAGTCTTAATCTGAAGCAGGTCTCCAAAGTGCCAGAAAGTGAGACTTCTGAGGAAAACCGTGTCATACTGTTGCTCGAACAGGGAACCATGACACTGGATGAACTGCTTGATGCTACGGCATGGGATTTTGGACTTTTACACGCAGTTCTGTTATCGTTAATCATAAAAAAAAGGATCGCCCAGCTAGCGGGCACAAAATACAAGCTTATTTAG
- the topA gene encoding type I DNA topoisomerase, with protein sequence MADSLVIVESPSKAKTIGKYLGSKYIVKASMGHIRDLPKSQIGVEVENDFNPKYITIRGKGSILKELKDARKKVKKVYLAADPDREGEAIAWHLAHALELDDTADCRVVFNEITKQAVKDAFKTPRKINMDLVNAQQARRILDRLVGYKISPLLWKKVKKGLSAGRVQSVAVKIILDRENEISEFVPEEYWTITAKLAIKDSTFEAKFHKLRGEKKELSSEADVQEVLEAIGKSSYKVRDVKEKERLRNPSPPFTTSSLQQEAARKLNFRASKTMSVAQQLYEGVDLGKEGTVGLITYMRTDSTRIAASAQEEAKELIIQKYGEAFVPETPRQYSKKAANAQDAHEAIRPTSALRDPETVKPFMSRDQFRLYKLIWERFMASQMASAIMDTLSVDIEAGETIFRAAGSKVRFPGFMKVYVEGNDDGKTEEDKLLPPLQPGDKLKKEAVEPKQHFTQPPPRYTEARLVKTLEELGIGRPSTYAPTLETIQKRGYVAIEEKKFFPTELGELVIEQMEEFFPEILNVEFTANMEGDLDHVEEGEGNWVKVLSDFYESFEKRLEVAEEEMKEIEIKDEVSDVICDKCGSQMVYKLGRFGKFLACSAFPDCRNTKPIVKDIGINCPSCGEGHVVERRSKKGRIFYGCDRYPECDFVSWDKPSIKPCPSCSSLMVEKRTKQGTKLNCTVCDHSEMLEESDESVETS encoded by the coding sequence ATGGCGGATTCACTCGTCATCGTGGAATCGCCTTCCAAGGCGAAGACGATCGGCAAATACTTAGGCAGCAAATATATCGTCAAGGCTTCCATGGGTCATATCAGGGATTTACCGAAGAGTCAGATCGGCGTAGAGGTCGAAAATGATTTTAATCCCAAATACATTACCATTCGAGGTAAAGGCTCCATTCTAAAAGAATTAAAGGATGCCCGAAAAAAAGTAAAAAAAGTATATCTGGCGGCTGACCCGGATCGCGAAGGTGAGGCTATTGCCTGGCATCTGGCGCATGCGCTGGAACTGGACGATACAGCAGATTGCCGTGTTGTATTTAATGAAATTACGAAGCAGGCTGTCAAAGATGCTTTTAAAACACCCCGTAAAATCAATATGGATTTGGTTAATGCTCAGCAGGCACGACGGATACTGGATCGACTTGTTGGCTACAAAATCAGCCCGTTGCTCTGGAAAAAGGTGAAAAAGGGTCTATCCGCTGGGCGGGTGCAGTCGGTTGCGGTGAAAATTATTTTGGACCGGGAAAACGAGATCAGTGAGTTTGTACCGGAAGAATACTGGACGATTACAGCTAAACTAGCTATTAAGGACAGCACCTTTGAAGCGAAATTTCATAAGCTGCGCGGTGAAAAGAAAGAGCTCTCCAGCGAAGCGGATGTACAAGAAGTGTTGGAAGCTATCGGAAAATCGTCTTACAAGGTGCGCGATGTGAAAGAGAAAGAGCGTTTACGCAATCCTTCTCCTCCATTCACAACAAGTTCCTTGCAGCAGGAGGCGGCTCGGAAGCTCAACTTCCGTGCATCTAAAACGATGTCTGTAGCTCAGCAGCTATATGAGGGTGTGGATTTAGGAAAAGAAGGGACCGTGGGTCTGATTACGTATATGCGTACGGATTCCACACGGATCGCTGCTTCAGCTCAAGAGGAAGCGAAAGAATTAATTATTCAAAAATATGGCGAAGCTTTTGTACCTGAAACTCCTCGTCAATATTCAAAAAAAGCGGCCAACGCCCAGGATGCGCATGAAGCAATTCGCCCAACCTCTGCGTTACGCGATCCGGAAACAGTTAAGCCGTTTATGAGTCGGGATCAGTTCCGTTTGTACAAATTGATATGGGAACGTTTCATGGCCAGCCAGATGGCATCTGCTATTATGGATACTTTGTCCGTAGATATTGAAGCGGGTGAGACGATATTCCGGGCAGCAGGTTCTAAGGTTCGTTTTCCAGGTTTCATGAAAGTGTATGTAGAGGGAAATGACGATGGTAAAACCGAAGAAGATAAACTGCTGCCACCACTTCAACCAGGCGATAAATTAAAAAAAGAAGCAGTTGAGCCGAAGCAGCATTTTACACAACCGCCTCCCCGTTATACGGAAGCGCGACTGGTGAAGACGCTGGAAGAACTGGGTATAGGACGTCCAAGTACGTATGCACCAACGCTGGAAACCATTCAGAAACGTGGGTACGTTGCTATTGAAGAAAAGAAATTTTTCCCTACAGAGCTGGGCGAATTGGTCATCGAACAGATGGAGGAGTTCTTTCCAGAGATACTGAATGTGGAGTTTACAGCTAATATGGAAGGTGATCTTGACCACGTCGAAGAAGGCGAAGGTAATTGGGTCAAGGTGTTGAGTGACTTTTACGAGTCATTCGAGAAGCGACTTGAAGTGGCTGAAGAAGAAATGAAAGAAATTGAAATAAAAGATGAAGTATCCGATGTCATTTGTGATAAGTGTGGCAGCCAAATGGTGTATAAGCTTGGCCGATTTGGTAAATTCCTGGCTTGTTCTGCTTTTCCAGATTGCCGTAACACAAAGCCAATTGTTAAGGATATCGGGATTAATTGTCCTTCATGCGGTGAGGGCCATGTCGTCGAACGACGGAGTAAAAAGGGACGTATCTTCTATGGATGTGACCGCTACCCGGAATGTGATTTTGTTTCCTGGGATAAACCGTCCATTAAGCCTTGCCCAAGTTGCAGTAGCCTAATGGTCGAAAAACGTACAAAACAAGGGACGAAGCTCAACTGTACGGTCTGCGATCACAGCGAAATGCTGGAAGAGAGCGATGAGAGCGTAGAGACTTCTTAA
- the trmFO gene encoding FADH(2)-oxidizing methylenetetrahydrofolate--tRNA-(uracil(54)-C(5))-methyltransferase TrmFO has product MSELQKVTVIGAGLAGSEAAWQIASRGVPVKLYEMRPVVKTPAHHTDKFAELVCSNSLRANGLTNAVGVLKEEMRILNSLILSAADRHAVPAGGALAVDRDGFSGHITETLHQHPLIEVVNEELQEIPQDGIVVIATGPLTSPALSEQIKSLMGEEYFYFYDAAAPIVEKDSIDMSKVYLASRYDKGEAAYLNCPMNEAEFDAFYEALVTAEVAQVKEFEKEIYFEGCMPIEVMMQRGKQTALFGPMKPVGLVNPHTGELPHAVVQLRQDNAAGTLYNLVGFQTHLKWGEQKRVFSMIPGLEEAEFVRYGVMHRNTFINSPQQLHPTYQFKGRSNLFFAGQMTGVEGYVESAASGLLAGMNAARAARGQEMFVFPAETTLGSMARYITTADFKHFQPMNANFGLLPKLEKRIRNKKEKNEALANRALESLRGYINETGVMSAEVQA; this is encoded by the coding sequence GTGAGTGAACTACAAAAGGTAACGGTCATCGGAGCAGGTTTGGCGGGCAGCGAAGCTGCCTGGCAAATTGCAAGCCGTGGAGTGCCAGTCAAGTTATATGAAATGCGGCCGGTTGTAAAAACACCAGCACATCATACAGATAAATTTGCCGAACTGGTATGCAGTAATTCCTTGCGGGCAAACGGCCTAACGAATGCAGTAGGTGTACTGAAGGAAGAGATGAGAATACTAAACTCCTTGATTCTGAGTGCAGCAGATCGTCATGCTGTTCCGGCTGGCGGTGCATTGGCAGTGGATCGTGACGGATTTTCCGGTCATATTACTGAGACGCTTCATCAACATCCTTTGATCGAGGTTGTTAATGAAGAGCTTCAGGAAATCCCACAGGACGGTATTGTGGTCATTGCGACGGGGCCTTTAACTTCTCCGGCTTTGTCGGAACAGATTAAATCACTGATGGGAGAGGAGTATTTCTATTTTTACGATGCGGCAGCCCCGATTGTAGAAAAGGACTCTATCGACATGAGCAAGGTTTATCTGGCTTCCCGTTATGATAAGGGAGAAGCAGCGTACTTGAATTGTCCGATGAACGAAGCGGAATTTGATGCTTTTTATGAGGCTCTGGTTACGGCTGAGGTAGCGCAAGTCAAGGAATTCGAAAAAGAAATTTATTTCGAAGGCTGTATGCCCATCGAAGTGATGATGCAACGTGGGAAACAAACGGCATTGTTCGGACCGATGAAACCCGTGGGTCTCGTAAATCCACATACAGGTGAACTGCCCCACGCAGTTGTTCAGCTTCGCCAGGACAACGCCGCAGGAACGCTGTATAATCTGGTTGGTTTCCAGACTCACCTCAAATGGGGGGAGCAAAAGCGTGTGTTTTCAATGATTCCGGGTCTTGAAGAGGCAGAGTTTGTACGTTACGGTGTGATGCATCGCAATACCTTTATTAATTCTCCGCAGCAACTTCATCCAACTTATCAGTTTAAGGGAAGAAGTAATCTATTCTTCGCCGGACAAATGACCGGTGTAGAGGGATATGTGGAGTCAGCGGCTTCTGGTCTGCTGGCCGGGATGAATGCGGCACGAGCAGCGCGTGGACAGGAAATGTTTGTATTTCCTGCGGAAACGACATTAGGTAGCATGGCACGGTATATTACGACCGCTGATTTTAAGCATTTTCAACCGATGAATGCAAACTTTGGTTTGCTTCCAAAGTTGGAGAAACGGATTCGTAACAAAAAGGAAAAAAATGAAGCTCTCGCTAATCGCGCGTTGGAAAGTTTGCGGGGTTATATCAACGAAACGGGAGTTATGTCAGCTGAAGTACAGGCATAA
- the hslV gene encoding ATP-dependent protease subunit HslV: MDMSFHATTICAVRHNGKGAIAGDGQVTFGNSVVMKQTAKKVRRLYRGQVVAGFAGSVADAITLFEKFENKLEEHHGNLQRAAVELAKDWRQDRILRKLEALMIVMDSSGMLLISGGGEIIEPDDDVLAIGSGGNFALAAARAFKRHGSGMEAKDMAREALEVASEICVYTNNQIIVEEL, from the coding sequence ATGGATATGTCCTTTCATGCTACCACCATCTGCGCTGTACGCCACAATGGCAAGGGAGCTATTGCGGGTGATGGACAGGTAACGTTCGGCAACAGTGTTGTCATGAAGCAGACGGCTAAAAAAGTGCGCAGATTGTATCGAGGTCAGGTCGTTGCAGGATTTGCCGGTTCAGTGGCCGATGCTATCACGTTATTTGAAAAGTTTGAAAATAAGCTGGAGGAACACCACGGAAATCTTCAAAGAGCAGCCGTGGAACTTGCCAAGGACTGGCGTCAGGATCGTATCCTGCGCAAGCTGGAAGCGCTCATGATTGTGATGGACTCATCCGGAATGTTGCTCATTTCTGGAGGCGGCGAAATTATAGAGCCGGATGATGATGTGCTTGCGATTGGCTCAGGTGGTAATTTTGCATTGGCGGCTGCCCGTGCTTTCAAACGCCATGGCTCTGGCATGGAAGCAAAGGACATGGCACGGGAAGCGCTAGAGGTTGCTTCGGAAATATGTGTGTATACAAACAATCAGATTATCGTAGAAGAACTGTAA
- the hslU gene encoding ATP-dependent protease ATPase subunit HslU, whose amino-acid sequence MNNQSLTPRQVVSELDKYIVGQKEAKKSVAVALRNRYRRSKLPDDIRDEIVPKNILMIGPTGVGKTEIARRLARLVGAPFVKVEATKFTEVGYVGRDVESMVRDLMETSIRIVKTERTENVKDKAEDMANERIVSILVPAEKSNKSQRNPFEMLFGNNTGTSVEEEPPQQDGSLAEKRRKVKFDLLSGKLEDDVIEIDVEDTAPNMLDMFAGQGNEQMGMNMQEMFGSFLPKRTKKRKLPVKEARKVLIQDEAAKLIDMDDVIQESVKRAEQSGIIFIDEIDKIASQGKGSGPDVSREGVQRDILPIVEGSTIMTKYGPVRTDYILFIAAGAFHVAKPSDLIPELQGRFPIRVELSSLTLDEFVSILTEPKNALTKQYTDLLRTEEIEVEFSAEAIREIASIAESVNRNTENIGARRLHTILEKLLEDLSFEAPELTLDRMIITPEYVREKLGDIAQNRDLSQYIL is encoded by the coding sequence ATGAATAATCAATCGTTGACGCCCAGACAAGTGGTATCCGAGCTGGATAAGTATATTGTCGGACAAAAGGAAGCTAAAAAATCTGTTGCTGTTGCCTTGCGCAACCGTTATCGGCGTAGTAAGCTGCCGGATGATATCCGGGATGAAATTGTGCCTAAAAATATTTTGATGATCGGACCGACAGGTGTGGGTAAAACTGAAATTGCACGTAGACTTGCACGGCTCGTGGGAGCTCCTTTTGTCAAGGTAGAGGCGACCAAATTTACAGAAGTGGGTTACGTCGGTCGTGATGTGGAATCCATGGTGCGTGATCTGATGGAAACCTCTATTCGCATCGTTAAGACGGAACGAACAGAGAATGTGAAGGACAAAGCGGAAGACATGGCAAATGAACGGATTGTCAGCATCCTTGTACCTGCAGAAAAGTCAAACAAATCGCAACGTAATCCTTTTGAAATGCTGTTTGGCAATAACACGGGAACTTCAGTAGAAGAAGAACCGCCACAACAGGATGGATCTTTGGCAGAAAAGCGCCGTAAGGTTAAATTCGATCTATTGTCTGGTAAGCTTGAGGATGATGTCATAGAGATTGATGTGGAGGATACTGCCCCCAATATGCTCGATATGTTTGCTGGGCAAGGGAATGAACAAATGGGTATGAATATGCAGGAGATGTTCGGAAGTTTTCTGCCCAAGCGGACGAAAAAGCGCAAGCTACCAGTCAAGGAAGCTCGCAAGGTGTTGATTCAAGATGAGGCCGCCAAATTGATCGATATGGATGATGTGATTCAGGAGTCTGTGAAGCGTGCTGAGCAATCCGGTATTATTTTTATTGATGAAATAGATAAGATTGCCAGCCAGGGTAAGGGTAGCGGCCCCGATGTGTCGAGAGAAGGCGTCCAGCGCGATATTTTACCTATTGTCGAGGGATCTACCATCATGACCAAATACGGTCCGGTAAGAACAGATTACATTCTGTTTATTGCTGCAGGAGCTTTTCATGTTGCAAAACCATCTGACCTGATCCCTGAGCTTCAGGGTCGTTTTCCAATCCGTGTGGAATTAAGTAGCCTGACTTTGGATGAGTTTGTGTCGATACTGACGGAGCCTAAAAATGCGCTGACCAAGCAATACACTGATCTACTCCGTACTGAGGAGATTGAAGTCGAATTTTCTGCGGAAGCGATCCGTGAGATTGCCAGCATTGCTGAGTCTGTAAATCGCAACACCGAAAATATTGGTGCACGTCGTTTGCATACCATTCTAGAAAAGCTGCTGGAGGATCTGTCGTTTGAAGCACCAGAGCTTACATTGGATCGTATGATCATTACCCCGGAATATGTACGTGAGAAGCTGGGAGATATTGCCCAAAACAGGGACCTTAGTCAGTATATTTTATGA
- the flgB gene encoding flagellar basal body rod protein FlgB — protein MNLLGDMSFQKLQAGVQAANTRQRVMADNISNADTPYFKRSEVSFEELLQQQMDGDVTPLRGKVTNSRHFQIGPVNSIPDATVTKDGYSVMNNNMNNVDIDREMSLMAENQLRYNTYIQEINERIKMMRTAVEGR, from the coding sequence ATGAATCTGCTGGGTGATATGAGCTTTCAAAAGCTTCAGGCAGGTGTACAGGCGGCAAATACGAGACAACGTGTGATGGCCGACAATATATCCAATGCGGATACCCCGTATTTTAAGCGTTCGGAGGTTTCATTTGAAGAACTGCTTCAGCAGCAAATGGACGGTGATGTCACACCACTACGTGGAAAAGTAACCAATTCAAGACATTTTCAAATAGGACCTGTGAACTCCATTCCAGATGCCACGGTCACCAAAGATGGGTACTCAGTCATGAATAACAATATGAACAACGTAGATATCGACAGAGAAATGAGTCTTATGGCTGAAAATCAACTAAGATATAATACCTACATCCAAGAAATTAATGAGCGCATCAAGATGATGAGAACAGCGGTAGAAGGGAGATAG
- the flgC gene encoding flagellar basal body rod protein FlgC: MKINNGFDISASALTAQRLRMDVISSNIANAETTRAKVENGQAVPYRRKTVVLEPNQSGFADVLKAQMEGSSTSAAGVKVSQIQEDQSPLKPVYNPGHPDADKDGYVYMPNVDIMKEMVDMISATRSYEANVTALNASKAMVSKALEIGR, translated from the coding sequence GTGAAGATTAACAACGGCTTTGATATTAGTGCATCTGCTCTTACGGCCCAACGGTTGCGGATGGACGTTATATCTAGCAACATTGCCAACGCAGAGACAACTCGGGCGAAAGTAGAGAATGGACAAGCAGTTCCATATCGGAGAAAAACGGTTGTTTTGGAGCCGAACCAATCTGGCTTTGCCGATGTTTTGAAGGCTCAAATGGAAGGAAGTAGCACAAGCGCTGCTGGCGTTAAGGTTTCGCAAATTCAGGAAGATCAGTCACCTTTAAAGCCTGTGTACAATCCGGGTCACCCGGACGCTGATAAAGATGGCTATGTATATATGCCTAATGTAGACATTATGAAAGAAATGGTCGACATGATTTCCGCAACACGCTCATACGAAGCCAATGTAACAGCTCTGAATGCATCAAAGGCTATGGTTTCCAAAGCGCTTGAAATCGGTCGCTAA